A window of Ananas comosus cultivar F153 linkage group 4, ASM154086v1, whole genome shotgun sequence contains these coding sequences:
- the LOC109708388 gene encoding protein disulfide isomerase-like 5-1, which translates to MDLVLHLRLRLRHRSLLLFVVVLLVLISSYGVTAEVITLTADTFSDKIKEKDTLWFVQFCVPWCKHCKNLGTLWADLAKTVEGEDEIEIGQVDCGASKSVCSKVDIHSYPTFKIFYDGEEVAKYKGPREVESLRNFVLEEAEKAARTKLEADRDL; encoded by the exons ATGGATCTcgtcctccacctccgcctccgcctccgccaccgatcgctcctcctcttcgtcgtcgtcctccttgTCCTCATCTCCTCCTATGGAGTGACCGCCGAGGTTATCACCCTCACCGCCGACACTTTCTCGGATAAG ATAAAGGAGAAGGATACTTTGTGGTTTGTGCAATTTTGTGTTCCTTGGTGTAAACACTG TAAGAACCTGGGAACACTTTGGGCGGACTTGGCTAAGACTGTTGAGGGCGAAGATGAAATAGAGATAGGACAAGTAGATTGCGGTGCAAGCAAATCTGTATGCTCTAAAGTTGATATCCATTCATACCCAACATTTAAGATATTCTACGATGGGGAGGAAGTAGCAAAATATAAAG GTCCGAGAGAAGTTGAATCACTTAGAAACTTTGTTCTAGAAGAGGCAGAAAAGGCGGCACGAACAAAGCTGGAAGCTGATAGAGATTTGTGA
- the LOC109709019 gene encoding exonuclease V, chloroplastic isoform X3, giving the protein MEFVLLHGKPRRTKAMKAGSDRHAQLENEVIEKVDIVIKSVEESWAVKFMNFIIGANQLLFEGLTRELPVIGVVEGTWMIGVIDEIRLPLDKAIPNPIIVDTKTRHKATLPSEAQKRNARLQLMCYKYLWDSLTAEQFSTYDFFSYFNLNPQYNLSGIVKEYISSLGFHVKIIGNPYNCWLIWHEKTTHYETLFRSGDGASQATEQRRQCRIHLPSHLITWNLSSGKKGKKKSEKWKHSQISYYILNIAMTLSIKMFHLQTLEDVFTYFRETCCLLPPSQEQLLLRYELQSDNSLLEEYFFSYDPIWFKDQVQECLKFWLGEREAKFVSEDEKWKCHFCKFTSTCPMTAIPEK; this is encoded by the exons ATGGAGTTTGTCCTCCTCCATGGAAAGCCTAGAAGAACTAAAGCTATGAAAGCAGGTTCTGATCGCCATGCTCAACTTGAAAATGAG GTAATAGAAAAGGTGGACATAGTTATCAAGTCGGTCGAAGAATCATGGGCTGTAAAATTTATGAACTTCATCATTGGAGCAAACCAACTACTTTTCGAAGGCTTAACTCGTGAGCTTCCAGT AATAGGAGTGGTTGAAGGCACATGGATGATCGGTGTAATTGATGAAATTCGATTGCCTTTAGATAAAGCTATTCCAAACCCTATTATAGTGGACACGAAGACACGCCATAAGGCAACTCTTCCTTCGGAAGCACAAAAGAGAAATGCAAG GCTTCAGTTGATGTGCTACAAGTATTTATGGGACAGTTTGACTGCTGAGCAGTTCTCTACTTACGATTTCTTCAGTTATTTTAACTTAAATCCCCAATATAATCTATCTGGCATTGTCAAGGAGTACATTAGTTCATTGGGTTTCCACGTGAAG ATTATTGGCAATCCATACAACTGTTGGCTTATTTGGCATGAAAAAACAACACATTATGAGACGCTTTTCAGATCCGGAGATGGAGCATCACAAGCTACCGAACAAAGACGACAATGTAGAATTCATCTGCCATCGCATTTAATAACATGGAATTTGAGTTcaggaaaaaaagggaaaaaaaaaagtgaaaaatggaAGCATAGCCAAATAAGTTATTATATTCTCAATATAGCTATGACATTAAGTATCAAAATGTTCCATCTGCAGACACTTGAAGACGTCTTTACATATTTTAGGGAAACCTGTTGTTTGCTTCCACCATCTCAGGAACAGCTTCTCTTGAG ATATGAATTGCAATCGGATAACTCATTGCTTGAAGAATATTTTTTCTCCTACGATCCCATCTGGTTCAAGGATCAGGTCCAAGAATGCTTAAAATTTTGGCTTGGGGAGAGGGAAGCTAAGTTTGTGTCGGAGGATGAGAAGTGGAAATGCCACTTTTGCAAATTTACTTCCACTTGTCCTATGACAGCTATTCCGGAAAAGTAA
- the LOC109709019 gene encoding exonuclease V, chloroplastic isoform X2 — MDDALSPAPLPISIPIEIVSEEEMAFLEAALAAALPCALSPSSSSPRGRRAASSLSRCAAAPPPHSSSAADIEDSLATSAPRRSLLHRFRSKRALMVTDVTAAEWCEKQMEFVLLHGKPRRTKAMKAGSDRHAQLENEVIEKVDIVIKSVEESWAVKFMNFIIGANQLLFEGLTRELPVIGVVEGTWMIGVIDEIRLPLDKAIPNPIIVDTKTRHKATLPSEAQKRNARLQLMCYKYLWDSLTAEQFSTYDFFSYFNLNPQYNLSGIVKEYISSLGFHVKTLEDVFTYFRETCCLLPPSQEQLLLRYELQSDNSLLEEYFFSYDPIWFKDQVQECLKFWLGEREAKFVSEDEKWKCHFCKFTSTCPMTAIPEK, encoded by the exons atGGACGACGCGCTCTCCCCCGCGCCGTTGCCCATCTCCATCCCGATCGAGATCGTGAGCGAGGAGGAGATGGCGTTCTTGGAggccgccctcgccgccgcgcTCCCTTGCGCcctctccccttcttcttcttcgccgcgGGGGCGCCGCGCCGCGAGCTCCCTCAGCCGctgcgcggcggcgccgccgccgcattcTTCTTCGGCCGCCGACATCGAGGACTCGTTGGCGACGTCGGCGCCGCGCAGGTCCCTCCTCCACCGGTTCCGGTCCAAGAGGGCGCTCATGGTCACCGACGTCACCGCCGCG GAATGGTGCGAGAAGCAAATGGAGTTTGTCCTCCTCCATGGAAAGCCTAGAAGAACTAAAGCTATGAAAGCAGGTTCTGATCGCCATGCTCAACTTGAAAATGAG GTAATAGAAAAGGTGGACATAGTTATCAAGTCGGTCGAAGAATCATGGGCTGTAAAATTTATGAACTTCATCATTGGAGCAAACCAACTACTTTTCGAAGGCTTAACTCGTGAGCTTCCAGT AATAGGAGTGGTTGAAGGCACATGGATGATCGGTGTAATTGATGAAATTCGATTGCCTTTAGATAAAGCTATTCCAAACCCTATTATAGTGGACACGAAGACACGCCATAAGGCAACTCTTCCTTCGGAAGCACAAAAGAGAAATGCAAG GCTTCAGTTGATGTGCTACAAGTATTTATGGGACAGTTTGACTGCTGAGCAGTTCTCTACTTACGATTTCTTCAGTTATTTTAACTTAAATCCCCAATATAATCTATCTGGCATTGTCAAGGAGTACATTAGTTCATTGGGTTTCCACGTGAAG ACACTTGAAGACGTCTTTACATATTTTAGGGAAACCTGTTGTTTGCTTCCACCATCTCAGGAACAGCTTCTCTTGAG ATATGAATTGCAATCGGATAACTCATTGCTTGAAGAATATTTTTTCTCCTACGATCCCATCTGGTTCAAGGATCAGGTCCAAGAATGCTTAAAATTTTGGCTTGGGGAGAGGGAAGCTAAGTTTGTGTCGGAGGATGAGAAGTGGAAATGCCACTTTTGCAAATTTACTTCCACTTGTCCTATGACAGCTATTCCGGAAAAGTAA
- the LOC109709020 gene encoding elongation factor 1-alpha-like — protein MGKEKVHINIVVIGHVDSGKSTTTGHLIYKLGGIDKRVIERFEKEAAEMNKRSFKYAWVLDKLKAERERGITIDIALWKFETTKYYCTVIDAPGHRDFIKNMITGTSQADCAVLIIDSTTGGFEAGISKDGQTREHALLAFTLGVKQMICCCNKMDATTPKYSKARYDEIVKEVSSYLKKVGYNPDKIPFVPISGFEGDNMIERSTNLDWYKGPTLLEALDLIQEPKRPTDKPLRLPLQDVYKIGGIGTVPVGRVETGVLKPGMVVTFGPTGLTTEVKSVEMHHEALQEALPGDNVGFNVKNVAVKDLKRGFVASNSKEDPAKEAASFTSQVIIMNHPGQIGNGYAPVLDCHTSHIAVKFAEILTKIDRRSGKELEKEPKFLKNGDAGFVKMIPTKPMVVETFSEYPPLGRFAVRDMRQTVAVGVIKSVEKKDPTGAKVTKAAAKKK, from the exons ATGGGTAAGGAGAAGGTCCACATCAACATTGTGGTCATCGGCCACGTCGACTCCGGCAAGTCGACCACTACGGGCCACTTGATCTACAAGCTTGGTGGTATAGACAAGCGTGTCATCGAGCGGTTCGAGAAGGAGGCGGCTGAGATGAACAAGAGGTCCTTCAAGTATGCCTGGGTCCTTGACAAGCTCAAGGCCGAGCGCGAGAGAGGTATCACCATTGATATTGCCCTCTGGAAGTTCGAGACCACCAAGTACTACTGCACGGTCATTGATGCCCCGGGACATCGTGACTTCATCAAGAACATGATCACCGGCACCTCCCAGGCCGACTGCGCTGTTCTCATCATCGACTCCACCACCGGTGGGTTCGAAGCCGGTATCTCCAAGGATGGTCAGACTCGCGAGCACGCCTTGCTCGCTTTCACTTTGGGCGTGAAGCAGATGATTTGCTGCTGCAACAAGATGGACGCCACCACACCCAAATACTCCAAGGCTCGTTATGATGAAATTGTTAAGGAAGTCTCATCCTACCTGAAGAAGGTCGGCTACAACCCTGACAAGATCCCCTTCGTTCCGATCTCGGGTTTTGAGGGCGACAACATGATCGAACGCTCCACCAACTTGGACTGGTACAAGGGCCCCACCCTGCTTGAGGCCCTCGACTTGATCCAGGAGCCCAAGCGCCCGACCGACAAGCCCCTCCGCCTTCCTCTTCAGGACGTGTACAAGATCGGTGGCATTGGCACTGTCCCGGTGGGTCGTGTCGAGACCGGTGTTCTCAAGCCTGGTATGGTTGTCACTTTCGGCCCAACCGGTCTGACCACTGAAGTCAAGTCCGTGGAGATGCACCATGAGGCTCTTCAGGAGGCCCTTCCTGGTGACAACGTTGGCTTTAATGTTAAGAACGTTGCTGTTAAGGATCTCAAGCGTGGCTTCGTTGCTTCCAACTCGAAGGAAGATCCCGCCAAGGAGGCTGCGAGCTTCACCTCTCAG GTCATCATCATGAACCACCCAGGCCAGATTGGCAACGGCTATGCCCCCGTCCTGGACTGCCACACCTCTCACATTGCTGTTAAGTTTGCTGAGATTCTCACCAAGATCGACCGCCGATCCGGTAAGGAGCTCGAGAAGGAGCCAAAGTTCTTGAAGAACGGTGATGCCGGTTTCGTGAAGATGATTCCGACCAAGCCCATGGTGGTGGAGACTTTCTCCGAGTACCCGCCCCTCGGTCGGTTCGCCGTTCGTGACATGCGCCAGACGGTTGCTGTGGGAGTTATTAAGAGCGTCGAGAAGAAGGATCCCACCGGTGCCAAGGTCACTAAGGCTGCTGCTAAGAAGAAGTGA
- the LOC109709019 gene encoding exonuclease V, chloroplastic isoform X4, translated as MDDALSPAPLPISIPIEIVSEEEMAFLEAALAAALPCALSPSSSSPRGRRAASSLSRCAAAPPPHSSSAADIEDSLATSAPRRSLLHRFRSKRALMVTDVTAAEWCEKQMEFVLLHGKPRRTKAMKAGSDRHAQLENEVIEKVDIVIKSVEESWAVKFMNFIIGANQLLFEGLTRELPVIGVVEGTWMIGVIDEIRLPLDKAIPNPIIVDTKTRHKATLPSEAQKRNARLQLMCYKYLWDSLTAEQFSTYDFFSYFNLNPQYNLSGIVKEYISSLGFHVKIIGNPYNCWLIWHEKTTHYETLFRSGDGASQATEQRRQYT; from the exons atGGACGACGCGCTCTCCCCCGCGCCGTTGCCCATCTCCATCCCGATCGAGATCGTGAGCGAGGAGGAGATGGCGTTCTTGGAggccgccctcgccgccgcgcTCCCTTGCGCcctctccccttcttcttcttcgccgcgGGGGCGCCGCGCCGCGAGCTCCCTCAGCCGctgcgcggcggcgccgccgccgcattcTTCTTCGGCCGCCGACATCGAGGACTCGTTGGCGACGTCGGCGCCGCGCAGGTCCCTCCTCCACCGGTTCCGGTCCAAGAGGGCGCTCATGGTCACCGACGTCACCGCCGCG GAATGGTGCGAGAAGCAAATGGAGTTTGTCCTCCTCCATGGAAAGCCTAGAAGAACTAAAGCTATGAAAGCAGGTTCTGATCGCCATGCTCAACTTGAAAATGAG GTAATAGAAAAGGTGGACATAGTTATCAAGTCGGTCGAAGAATCATGGGCTGTAAAATTTATGAACTTCATCATTGGAGCAAACCAACTACTTTTCGAAGGCTTAACTCGTGAGCTTCCAGT AATAGGAGTGGTTGAAGGCACATGGATGATCGGTGTAATTGATGAAATTCGATTGCCTTTAGATAAAGCTATTCCAAACCCTATTATAGTGGACACGAAGACACGCCATAAGGCAACTCTTCCTTCGGAAGCACAAAAGAGAAATGCAAG GCTTCAGTTGATGTGCTACAAGTATTTATGGGACAGTTTGACTGCTGAGCAGTTCTCTACTTACGATTTCTTCAGTTATTTTAACTTAAATCCCCAATATAATCTATCTGGCATTGTCAAGGAGTACATTAGTTCATTGGGTTTCCACGTGAAG ATTATTGGCAATCCATACAACTGTTGGCTTATTTGGCATGAAAAAACAACACATTATGAGACGCTTTTCAGATCCGGAGATGGAGCATCACAAGCTACCGAACAAAGACGACAAT ACACTTGA
- the LOC109709019 gene encoding exonuclease V, chloroplastic isoform X1: protein MDDALSPAPLPISIPIEIVSEEEMAFLEAALAAALPCALSPSSSSPRGRRAASSLSRCAAAPPPHSSSAADIEDSLATSAPRRSLLHRFRSKRALMVTDVTAAEWCEKQMEFVLLHGKPRRTKAMKAGSDRHAQLENEVIEKVDIVIKSVEESWAVKFMNFIIGANQLLFEGLTRELPVIGVVEGTWMIGVIDEIRLPLDKAIPNPIIVDTKTRHKATLPSEAQKRNARLQLMCYKYLWDSLTAEQFSTYDFFSYFNLNPQYNLSGIVKEYISSLGFHVKIIGNPYNCWLIWHEKTTHYETLFRSGDGASQATEQRRQCRIHLPSHLITWNLSSGKKGKKKSEKWKHSQISYYILNIAMTLSIKMFHLQTLEDVFTYFRETCCLLPPSQEQLLLRYELQSDNSLLEEYFFSYDPIWFKDQVQECLKFWLGEREAKFVSEDEKWKCHFCKFTSTCPMTAIPEK from the exons atGGACGACGCGCTCTCCCCCGCGCCGTTGCCCATCTCCATCCCGATCGAGATCGTGAGCGAGGAGGAGATGGCGTTCTTGGAggccgccctcgccgccgcgcTCCCTTGCGCcctctccccttcttcttcttcgccgcgGGGGCGCCGCGCCGCGAGCTCCCTCAGCCGctgcgcggcggcgccgccgccgcattcTTCTTCGGCCGCCGACATCGAGGACTCGTTGGCGACGTCGGCGCCGCGCAGGTCCCTCCTCCACCGGTTCCGGTCCAAGAGGGCGCTCATGGTCACCGACGTCACCGCCGCG GAATGGTGCGAGAAGCAAATGGAGTTTGTCCTCCTCCATGGAAAGCCTAGAAGAACTAAAGCTATGAAAGCAGGTTCTGATCGCCATGCTCAACTTGAAAATGAG GTAATAGAAAAGGTGGACATAGTTATCAAGTCGGTCGAAGAATCATGGGCTGTAAAATTTATGAACTTCATCATTGGAGCAAACCAACTACTTTTCGAAGGCTTAACTCGTGAGCTTCCAGT AATAGGAGTGGTTGAAGGCACATGGATGATCGGTGTAATTGATGAAATTCGATTGCCTTTAGATAAAGCTATTCCAAACCCTATTATAGTGGACACGAAGACACGCCATAAGGCAACTCTTCCTTCGGAAGCACAAAAGAGAAATGCAAG GCTTCAGTTGATGTGCTACAAGTATTTATGGGACAGTTTGACTGCTGAGCAGTTCTCTACTTACGATTTCTTCAGTTATTTTAACTTAAATCCCCAATATAATCTATCTGGCATTGTCAAGGAGTACATTAGTTCATTGGGTTTCCACGTGAAG ATTATTGGCAATCCATACAACTGTTGGCTTATTTGGCATGAAAAAACAACACATTATGAGACGCTTTTCAGATCCGGAGATGGAGCATCACAAGCTACCGAACAAAGACGACAATGTAGAATTCATCTGCCATCGCATTTAATAACATGGAATTTGAGTTcaggaaaaaaagggaaaaaaaaaagtgaaaaatggaAGCATAGCCAAATAAGTTATTATATTCTCAATATAGCTATGACATTAAGTATCAAAATGTTCCATCTGCAGACACTTGAAGACGTCTTTACATATTTTAGGGAAACCTGTTGTTTGCTTCCACCATCTCAGGAACAGCTTCTCTTGAG ATATGAATTGCAATCGGATAACTCATTGCTTGAAGAATATTTTTTCTCCTACGATCCCATCTGGTTCAAGGATCAGGTCCAAGAATGCTTAAAATTTTGGCTTGGGGAGAGGGAAGCTAAGTTTGTGTCGGAGGATGAGAAGTGGAAATGCCACTTTTGCAAATTTACTTCCACTTGTCCTATGACAGCTATTCCGGAAAAGTAA
- the LOC109709023 gene encoding mitochondrial import inner membrane translocase subunit TIM14-3-like — protein MATPLIAGLAVAAAALAGRYGIQAWQAYKARPVVPRMRRFYEGGFQATMTRREASLILGVRENAPPDKVKEAHKKVMVANHPDAGGSHYLASKINEAKDVLLGKTKGGGSAF, from the exons ATG GCTACCCCTCTCATAGCAGGACTTGCGGTGGCTGCTGCTGCTCTCGCTGGTAGATACGGAATTCAAGCTTGGCAGGCATATAAGGCTCGCCCAGTTGTTCCGCGAATGCGGAGATTTTACGAAGGTGGTTTCCAAGCTACTATGACTAGGAGAGAAGCTTCTTTAATCCTAGGAGTTAG GGAAAATGCGCCTCCAGATAAGGTCAAAGAAGCGCATAAGAAGGTTATGGTCGCAAACCATCCAGATGCCGGGGGGAGCCATTATCTCGCTTCGAAGATCAACGAGGCAAAAGACGTGTTGCTAGGGAAGACAAAAGGCGGTGGATctgcattttga